A single Cupriavidus sp. D39 DNA region contains:
- a CDS encoding HDOD domain-containing protein, giving the protein MTQKKQLFEELWTRMARQGDFPTLQFCFDNVFKTLNSDISVGEMAAGVLSDFSLSQKVIRLANSAMYHSFGGEVTTVSRAILILGVDAISHLTLGVQLLDYFSGAAPKRPQAARALQQALVAGEFTRALSSVQGINQAEEAVVCTLMHDISRLLLVFYLPDEWARIEALCAADDIAQSEACERILGVTLEEIAEAAAVKWRLPALIARSMTRKHLDTEMVLDSHGDWLGAIAEISSRAAALLSRGEPEEVIHDLLQSHAQALGLQSSVVDAAVWQARELNASIAGSESHDVSEAPLPHPSGKPHNVLQRLQESLLEIKRTGGNLPVSELAPLVLESAMRALNFSRCFLMLLNPAAKRFGARVAFGEGMREKLEALSFEEGFVPDIFHFAAIAHKPLLFADTFDKEVAHRVPRWYREQLPDAKSILLAPVDVHNRCVAIICGDWGSTTCAGGMSESELEALDLLAREISSAFLRSSERR; this is encoded by the coding sequence GTGACGCAAAAGAAACAGTTATTCGAAGAACTCTGGACCAGAATGGCCAGGCAGGGAGACTTCCCCACGCTGCAATTCTGCTTCGACAACGTCTTCAAGACGCTGAACAGCGACATCAGCGTCGGCGAGATGGCCGCTGGCGTGCTCTCGGACTTCAGCCTGTCGCAGAAGGTCATCCGCCTGGCCAATTCGGCCATGTACCACTCGTTCGGCGGCGAGGTCACGACGGTATCTCGCGCCATCCTGATCCTGGGCGTCGATGCGATCAGCCACTTGACGCTCGGCGTCCAGTTACTGGACTACTTCAGTGGCGCAGCACCCAAGCGCCCGCAAGCCGCGCGGGCACTGCAGCAAGCGCTTGTCGCCGGCGAGTTCACGCGTGCGCTAAGCAGTGTGCAGGGCATCAACCAGGCGGAGGAAGCGGTGGTCTGCACCTTGATGCACGACATAAGCCGGTTGCTGCTGGTGTTCTACCTGCCTGACGAATGGGCGCGGATCGAGGCTCTGTGCGCCGCGGACGACATCGCGCAAAGCGAGGCCTGCGAGCGTATCCTCGGCGTGACCCTGGAGGAAATCGCGGAAGCGGCCGCGGTGAAATGGCGGCTGCCTGCCCTGATCGCGAGGTCGATGACGCGCAAGCACCTCGACACGGAAATGGTGTTGGACTCCCATGGAGACTGGCTGGGCGCGATCGCCGAGATTTCCTCCCGGGCCGCGGCACTGCTTTCCAGAGGGGAGCCCGAGGAGGTCATCCATGACTTGCTGCAAAGCCATGCGCAGGCCTTGGGGCTGCAATCATCCGTCGTCGATGCCGCGGTATGGCAAGCCCGGGAACTCAATGCTTCCATCGCCGGATCCGAGTCGCATGATGTTTCCGAAGCGCCCCTTCCCCATCCTTCCGGCAAACCGCACAACGTCCTCCAGCGACTTCAGGAAAGTCTCCTTGAAATCAAACGCACGGGCGGCAATCTTCCGGTTTCCGAACTGGCCCCACTGGTGCTCGAGTCAGCGATGAGGGCACTGAATTTCTCGCGTTGTTTTCTCATGCTGCTGAACCCGGCGGCCAAGCGTTTCGGAGCACGTGTCGCCTTTGGCGAGGGCATGCGGGAAAAGCTGGAAGCCTTGTCGTTCGAGGAAGGGTTCGTTCCGGACATCTTTCATTTCGCCGCCATCGCGCACAAGCCGCTGCTGTTTGCGGACACCTTCGACAAGGAAGTGGCGCACCGGGTGCCGCGCTGGTATCGCGAGCAACTGCCAGACGCGAAGTCCATCCTGCTCGCGCCCGTGGACGTGCACAATCGCTGCGTGGCCATCATCTGCGGCGACTGGGGGTCAACCACCTGCGCGGGCGGCATGTCGGAGAGTGAGTTGGAAGCCCTTGACCTTCTGGCCCGGGAGATTTCTTCAGCCTTCCTCAGGTCCTCCGAGCGCCGGTGA